From the Cololabis saira isolate AMF1-May2022 chromosome 24, fColSai1.1, whole genome shotgun sequence genome, the window TTTTGCAACAAGGAAACTTAACTTTACACATAAACACTCAATATAATCATCTTATTTTCATCAAAGTACAAGTAGAAACTACTGCAGTCACAGTAACTGGCAGACGTGGACAGAAACAGTAAAATAATCTGATTTCCAGTCcatcttttaatcttttttgtaagaacatacaggactgtctcagaaaattagaatattgtgataaagttctttattttctgtaatgcaattaaaaaactaaaatgtcatacattctggattcattacaaatcaactgaaatattgcaagcttattattatttaatattgctgattacggtttacagtttaagattaagattcccagaatattcaaattttttaagataggatatttgagttttcttaagctgtaagccatgatcagcaatattaaaataataaaaggcttgcaatatttcagttgatttgtaatgaatccagaatgtgtgacatctttgcattacagaaaataaaggactttgtcacaatattcaaattttctgagacagtcctgtacaaaaACAGTgtaagtgcaaaaaaaacattcctaaatctagtcaaaatggtaaaaagtaaaaactttGGGTAAAAAACATCATCTTGACACAAATTCTTAAAACTGGCAAAATAGTCTGAAATAGTTTCCTAATTTTCTtgaacaaggttttttttttaattatgaatTAGTTTTACAGTGTAAATCTGAAAATAGTGCCAGCAGCGCAGAAATCTGAGTCCAACCTGGTCCAAGCCAGGTGAAGCACGTGTCACCTTTTTATCCATAATCGTTAATACATGTTTTAAGTATCCTTAAGCATGTTTGCATCACGCAGAACAGCAGCgattaagtaaaaaaaacaacaaaaaccaagCCAAATGTTAATATTAATAGGCTGCAGGCGTGCAGCCTGCGACAGACGGCCAAGAGAGCGAGATCTGACCCAATGTTTACGGATCAGTAAGCCCCGCCCACACATTTCACACTTCACACTGTAAAAACAGCTTTAAGAAACGTTTGTGGGGCTGCACAGTACCTGGTCTGTGGTGGATGTTGGACATGGAGCCACACTTGGCGGTGATGTGGCTTAGGTCAATCTTCTTGCTCTGGATTTGAACCTGCGGGCGGAAAATTAGGCTTCATTTTTgggaagaggaagagaaaacCAAAACTCAACAAATAATGATATGCGTGGGAAGAATCTTGGAAAGACGTGAGCTACAAGGTCTAAGAGGTGAAACGTTGGAGGGGATGGAAGAATGAAGACAACGACAGAGCAGTGAGATGTCAGCATGATCCTGTGGGTTCAAAAACTTCAACGCTGCTAAACTCTCACAACCCTGCATGCTGGAAAGGGATGTCAATGTCAAAAACTCAAGTCCACTATGAAAAGACTTGCGTGTTGTGCCTCAAAAATCACATATGTGCTTCTGAGACACAACACGCCAATGATCCACACAGAACAAAACTCTACAGGTCACAGACACGCCCACATGTAGACGGAAGTTGGAGGAAAGAGGTTTTTGAAATGAACTTTTTTTCTGCGACGTCACTCACGTGTCCACCGCTGGCCGTGTAGTGGACTTTGTCCAGGGAGCCACATTTGGACTGAACGTGGCTAAAGTCCAGCTTAACACTTGGAATCATGACCTGGGGAAGACAaggtggacttttttttttcctttctctctttttgttgtgatactgaaaaaaacagCTTCTTATAGTCTctgcttgtagcaccctataatgtaataacgcctgaaaatgtaataaaatttgcacttaactcaatcgaaaatgtaatgaaacccaataatgtaataacttcaccaataatgtaataaaatatcctgactgatattgtaataatatttttacagataatgtaataccttattacgtttttgggaatttattacattttcaggtgggtcttttttttttcttccaaaactgataatgtaatacttgacaaataatgtaaatatgttcattttcagtccagagttctacattttgtgttttaagtatctaagaatgttatatacgctggatttgaaacaccagaatgactattgggttaaattgcagactttgagtaccgtgcaataaattcccaataatgtaataaggtattacattattggtaaaaatgttattacaatatcagtcaggatattttattacattattggttaagttattacattattgggttttattacattttcgattgagttaagtgcaaattttattacattttcaggcgttattgcattttcaggaaattattacattatagggtgctacactgCTTTTCCCCAAAAATGCTCCGGTGAAAACTGCAGGACATTAATCTTATATAAAAACACATGGACCAGCTGAAAATGCCTTGCTGAGGTAAAGAGACGGTCCAGCAAGCCTTGTGGTACCGTTTTGTCCCACTAGAGCTGATATAAACCAGAGATCGTCTCATACTTCATGAGAAATTACCCTTTTTCACTTAACTTGTCCCAAAAAAAGATCATTTAGTTACTGTTGAGCGGCTGcgctgaaagtgtttttttcgtGGGGACAATTTACTCTCAGTTTGATGTGACGCATGCAAGAGGCGGTGAAAAAACGTGAACGTTCAGGTGGTGGTGTGCCGCATGACTATTCTGTTCTAAAAAATGTGCCGTGCTTCAAAAGAGGTTGAAATAAATTCAGTCCAAGGAGCGACATCTGCGTTTCCTCCTTGAAAAGAACCAGGAAGTGCAGTTCCTTGAAAGACCTTTAGAGTCTGAATCCCCCTCCTCTCCATCGTTGACTGGCACAgatagaaaaaacatgttttggtctccatagctAGATTTTGCATTTATGACAACTGTAGGAGGGTGAATTTTTATGCACttcatcaggtaaaattatGTGAAACAAtaaatgtaccgtattttccgcactaaaAGGCAcaccgcactataaggcgcaccttcaatgaatgacgtattttaaaacttttttccatatataaggcgcaccgtattataaggcgcactaaatacatggtaaaataccgtactatagtggctggggttgggttacgtatctacctgatggagctgcgctacaggaaatgctacaaaatcctacagcaaatgcaaaaaaaaaaaaaaacaagaagaaaagtaccgtatgtcaaattttattaacaaaataaaaaccagctttgctccgtctcgtcaaagtctccattatgcgagtcagcgtcgctgctgttgtcttgaacgtctgtaacgattcctgacgtttttagcaccgttacttcggcgacaccaactacattacccacaatccccctgactacagtaacagaaattaccgtaatgctcatgtataaggcgcactgcagtataaggcgcactgctggtttttgagaaaattaaaggcttttaggtgcaccttatagtgatgaaaatacggtatgtgtaATTTTAGGGCGGGGTCTTTTGCTGGCTTTCATCACGTTTGCTACTTAGTATTGGCTAAATATCATTATTCCAGCTACTTAGCGCCTAGTATTTTTGGTGAACATGACATCTAAGCTGGAAATAAAGAACACAGAgcgtaattatttttttattttaaatgtcgTGTTTATTGTTGCGCTGCTAAATGTAACATCATAGCACTGTGACTGGTTTAGGTTTGGCCTGTGATAAGTAGCAGCAGCTTTGACACGTCACGCTCAGCCAAAGACCACGAGTGCCCCGAACCAGAGCATCGCCTCTGCAAGTTGGACACGGTGCAAAACAATAACTCATGTCGACTAGTCAAAGCAACCAAAATGCTTTCAGAATTACCAAGAACAGCTTGGATCAACACAATTCATGTCCCTGTGCACTTCACTGTACCTTAGGTCCCCATTTGGTGTTACATAGCATTTGAAATCAGGGTTCAGTCAAAGATTGAAGGAAATATCTTCAGCTTCCttaattttattactttaaataGTAATAAAATCCCTAGTGCAACATCCTGAGTGctagaaaagaaaacatttgcaCAAGTGAGAGGTTCGTCTTCTCCACAACGTAAAATAAATGAGTGATAGttggttttaaaaggaaaacctCTTACTTAAGTGAACAAAGCAGATGGACAGGCAAACATGGACACATAAAAAGCAGCGTGACAGACGGCTCAAGCTGAAAAgcgaaagaagaaaaatagagagAAGATAGAGCGGTACATACATTGCCTCCTCTGGCCGCGTGCTTCAGATTATCCTTGGAGCCGCACTTTGACTGAACATGACTGAAGTCCAGCTTCTCGTGTGAaatatgaacctaaaattaaattaaattgtgaagcaaaacaaaaacactataTGTGCCTTATTTATGTAGCTAGCAATGAGCTATGAATTtgttgagttaaaaaaaataaaaagttttagACTAAAGTTGTGACTGTTCAACAAAAACATGGGGTGCTTCGGTCCTATTTACAAATGTGTttgtatcatttaaaaaaaaatgtaccacATCTGAAGGAGCAAAGTGAGCAGAAACGGCAGGAGACACGAGGTTCAGGAAAAACTCGGGGGAGCACGGGGGAGCGTTGAGAGCTAAGCCGACCTTTGACATCGATTTTATCAAATATGAATAATTATACATAAAAAGTTAGGGcgaaacatataatatatacaactTTTATGTACCGTAAACAGATTAAGTTACATTTGCAGAGACACTATGTAattactaatactaatacttcTCAAATTACTTTATTTAATGTTTGATCTAATTAATTATGATTGTACTTTTAATGTGATCTAATGTTAAATTTTattatttgatttaaaaaaaatttttttcattaactttgttattttaattcaatgtgtctattttatttaatttttaatgtaatatattttattttagttttctatTTTAAGATATCTATTTAATGTACTGTTTGATTTCAgcaatttaattgtattttctatgttttaattcaatgtagttttttattctttttattcaatttagttttttattcatttgcaAAGACACTATGTAattactaatactaatacatttcaaattacttttttatattttatctaATTAATTATGATTGTACTTTTAATGTGATCTAATGTTAAATTTTattatttgattttaaaaattagttttttcattaactttatgttattttaattcaatgtgtctattttatttaatttttaaggtaatattatatttcattttagttttctATTTTAAGATATCTTATTTTCTATTCtaagtttattttaatatttttatttttttaatgtactgTTTGATTTCAgcaatttaattgtattttctattttttaattcaatttagttttttattctaatgtattcttaacttttttttcaatctgTTTTCTTAACTTTGAcatcatttttctgttttaatttatttttacttcAACAAAATAACCGCCaggcaactaaaagaaaaacactaaatGAGTGAAACAACACTTGTCAGCTAAATCTCACATGCAAAATGCCAATAAAGAAACTATCACCAAatctccatggcaacagccTCCTTTTGTGGCCCAAAGTGCCACCTTGTAAATTAAAACTAACACATAACGTCATCAAAAATGccataaaaaaacaatttcatcATGAAATATTTCTTATTCTTTTCAGACTTTAAACATCACTGCTTCGTGTGACACTAGACGTTTTATATGATGTTATTTAAAGCCTTTTTTATTAAAGACTGACCTCCAGCTCTCACTTCTAAAAAACATATGTGTCACATTTATCTCTAAAAAGCAAAGAGAAGCTCTCCATGAGTGACTATTCTCAGTAAATGGAGGGAAAATCCCTAATTTGCACCGCTCCCTGATCCAATAAGACTGGGATATTTTTAGCAGGCTGGCTGCTTTAAATCTGGAGGTCCAGCTAATTCTCCTTCAGTGAGGGGGAACATTTAGGAAGAGTGACAGGAAGGAGAGGGAAGACAGAGGCCGGATCAGGATGATGAGGATCATCCACAGTGACAGAGATGAAGTGGACACATGGCGACAGCGGAGCAGAGGGTTAGAGACGGCGGCGAGGAAGACCAGACGCATGAGGAGAGGTATTTTCATTTTCTACAGCTGGGAGTTAAGCTGCAAGGGAGGAAGGCAAGAACATTACAGACGACACTCTTCCTGTCTTGTGGGTCTCTTCATCAGGATGAAGAAGGACAGAAAATGGATGAAGGGGGAAGATTTCACACAAACCTACAATCAGATGTTTATCGACACAATAGTGCGCTTTACTGCCCACAAGAGGCGGAAATGAGAATTGTTTCTCAGGACTTCATGAAGGAGATTGTCagctaaaataaaaagataatatTGACCCCTTTAAATATCAGCCAAAACTTTAAAAACACTCACCAATAATAGGAATAAcatacaaaattaaagctgcaagcagcgatgaacgggccctcgcacccttgtgcacgttcaggctgcagtggaagcttgtatgacttgcatgtagattcttcaggcctggacatttagcggatgaaaccacccacgactctctatgtcaaaccattcaaaagttatggcagaaagtaggaactatcagatatcgaccatcagatgaaggggggcgcgcttttgggcgtctagcgtcgccacggtaacacttttgaaagagaaaagtaatgcgcatcgtcgcaggatggagacgcacattttgatgtataacacacctgggtgcacgttacggttcgggccgtattaactgccaaagaaatgcgccaaaattacaagattaattaaaaatggctgacttccagCCCTGACAAATTTTTGGCAAGTTTACTTCGACACCATGTCCAAGGTATTTTCAAAAACTATTGACGCTTCACCACACATTGGCATTTTTGGTCTTCCTGAGGAATACACCCGATATTCTACTAAGATCTTTACTTTTTGTCTATCCTTATGTTTATATGCCCAGTTGATTATTTCATACAGACTATGTCTATTTTATTATATAGTTTATCTAGTCTTGTTTTGTATTATCGTTATTTGTTCttaaaaaatatgtaaatttAAATTCTCTGATGCATACAACCACGTtcattgctgtcaccaatgtgcCCTGGTGTATGTAAGTGCCTTTGTTACGTTTGCatcaataaaaaatatgaaacagaaaaatggctgacttcctgttgggttacggccatggcgccaagagacttttccttaagttgcgacatgatacaggtgtctaccgattttcgttcatgtacgtcaaaccgtattgtggggctggaggcacaaagttttctagggggcgctgttgagccattttgccacgcccattaatgcaaaccattagatataacatttttcgccaggcctgggttgatgcaaaatttggtgacttttggggcacgtttatggggaaaaaaggccctcatttcgtcggagaaagaaagaaagaaagaaagaaagaaagaaagaaagaaagaaagaaagaaagaaagaaagaaagaaagaaagaaagaaagaaagaaagaaagaaagaaagaaagaaagaaagaaagaaagaaagaaagaaagaaagaaagaaagaaagaaagaaagaaagaaagaaagaaagaaagaaagaaagaaagaaagaaagaaagaaagaatgaattcCTACAGATGGGCCAtaattagggccttcgcactgtaagtgcttgggccctaattattattattattagtcccAAAAGACTGCATCATTTATAAAACCTCAGTTTACAGAAATGGAAGTCAAAGCTCAGGTGGGAAATTCCTCTTAAAGTCTTAAAGACAGATATCACCGTGgaaataagataagaaatcaatCTGGAACTCAGACAGAAGATAGCGGATGCTCTTCTGAACGGGGGAGGTTCCATCATAGAGGACTTTGTTTGGGTGAATGTGATTATGAAGACGTTTAAGGTCAACGCTGGGTcttcaaaagaaagaaaggcctAAAACTTGCACGTAAAATCTTTTTGATGGTCATTAAAAATCAAGGTCATGGAGTCCTGGACCTCAATTACTTAGAGAACGGTACAAAAACTACTTAGACCCCACAAGTGACAGATGGTGCATTAGTTAGAAAATACCATAAGAGACTGTCGTCACACTATTGATCATTAAGTGTCAGTGACTGTTGGAACCACCAAAGTCCAACAGGACCTGAATTATCCTTTACAAAGACATGACCACCTCCACTAATGGATGAGGAGGTCAATATAAAATCTGGCAGGTGGTTTTAAAGTCATGGCTGATTATATTAAACTTCTATAAATGAGAAAGGACTTCCTAAAGCATCAAAGTTATTCTGCCACCACGTTCTCCCAGCACGGTCCTGATACCTGTCCGCCTTTAGGCTGGTGTTTCAGGTTGGAGGTGGACCCGATCTTGGACTTTACATTCTTCAGGTCGGGCAGGGGCTGGTTCAGGACCTTCAGCTGCCTCTGCACGGAGGAAGGCGACTTGGGCGGGGTTCGGATCACGGCCACCTTCTTCTCCTGGAGGACGCTGAAGGACTTGGGCGTGTGGCTGCCGGGCGTGCGGGAGCCCGGGGTGCGGCAGGAGTAGCTGGGCGGGGTGCCGGGCGTGACGGCCGAGGAGCCCGGGGTGGAGGCGCCGCTGCGCACCGACCGGGACCGGGCCGTGTCTGTGCCTTGAGAGGAGACCAGATAACATTCAGATGTTAAACTGTTTCAGGAGGTGGAAGCAGAAGAAAAGAAGACCTTTCCTCGGAGAGACAGAGATGTGAGAAATGGATGGAGATGGAGTTTAACCGCTGCACAGAAATATCCCAAAACAAACATCCCAGATCAAACAAAAGTGTTTGACAAGGAACAGGAGAGCACACAGGCAGCTGAACTCATGTAATTGGTTGCGGCTTGTTGCTTGGTTACTCAGAGACGGTGGGATTCCTCTTATGCAGCGATAATTAAAACGGAGAAGACTACTTTCTAAACTACcggaacctgcagagagcgtttttaataatgtggattcaggatgaatgaatgagtgttacagctagggttgccaaccctcccttgaaaaacggaatcgtcccgtatgtataaactaaagtacacgtcccgtattgagctgaaaagagacgcactttgtcccctattactgtgagagtcaaaaaatagtcataaaatgccaatggaaaatggcattgagctgttgagttcataagtaaaacagaaaaaaaaaaaacaataaaaataagttgtaacttcagcctacagtcatggcctttcaggcacaaatatgtttacaagttttctacagactttctgtttgccctttttgtattgcactaaaaataagcactattacagaatggatgttctgctttctttctattgttttatataaatgtatacaattttaagttaagtaggacaggtttctgtttaagaaagatacttattttattcagttcattttgttaatttttattaaagtgaattgctggataataatgtgttttctacggtggccgagacccgccattgcggaaaattaaagaaatgctgcaaataaaaagaaacgccgctgcaaataaaaagaaacgccggtgcaaataaaaaacgctgaaaataaaaacaaacgctgctgcaaataaaagaaacgttgcaaatataaagaaatgccgctgcaaataaaaaaaaaaaacgacgcaaataaaaaagacacaacggaagtgaattaccagggactatttttgctgatgcaccggtgttttttacgtgagaggagaagaagacgacgaaaaggacgtaagtgaaaaggaagaaataagaagagcgaggaataagaagaacaacaaatgagaaaataagtgaaaaggttagtgttcaacgttgctacgtgtaatttttaatgtgcaacaccggtgcatcggcaaaaatagtccccggtaattcacttccgttgtggcttttttatttgcgtcgttttcttattttatttgcagcgtttcttttatttgcagcggcgtttctttttgtttgcagcgtttattttatttgcagcggcgtttgtttctgtttgcagcgttacttttattttcagcaatggcgggtctcggccaccgtagttttccatgtgttcatggcattcaaaaatatgcacctaattcaattcaggttcgagtcaaatagttaaaaaatcgtttcactcacaaaaaaaggagctaaaaaaattcaccatgcCAGGAAAGGTGAGGGCAATCGGGTCGGCCGGCCCTgcagatgaggtgtcccttatttatttttcagggagttggcaaccctagttacAGCACTAGCTGTTCAGAAGTCACACGTTGATGAGGGGAGCGAGCGATGGGTTTAATAGGAGCTACCAGGGGCTCTACCTGCCATACTAGCGGCTCTTCCAGACCTGCCGTCCCCTCTGGAGTCTGTACGGAACGCTTTAAGGAGGAAAAAGAACAAGGACATTGAAGGGAAATagggagcaaaaaaaaagaaataaaaaaagcaagGTAGGAGGGTGGAGGAGTTAAATTCTGGTAAACTGTTGAAGGAGAATGTGAGAAAGCCGGGTGTGGTCTTACAGGTCGGCCTGGAGGGGGTGCTGTTGTCTTCCTGCTCGGCCGCAGGGATGTGGCGAGTCAGAGACTTGGCCGGCCTGGGGAGGGAGGATCTCTTCTCCGGGCTGCGGTAAGACCTCTCCTGGAGCAAcaaacagtactcgagttgtaaaaaaaaaaaaaaaatcagggggggatgggggattttatcatatggggacagataatttgtgccgattacaaataatatattacaaataatagcactgaccaaaacagctgcagaaatactgcaggaatgacatagcagcagttaaatgcagccttctgtaagctttaaatatccactgggcttacatcaaatacatcaaaacacaacaataaaaaacacttttctgaacttatcaatatgactctgtccttcacaggataagtaaaatggatcactgcaaaaactcacaatcttaacaagaatatttgttttatttctagttaaaatgtctcattttagtaaaaaaaaaatctcattacacttaaaacaagactcatcactggaaaaaacaacaattttcacctgtttcatgtagattttcacttgaaatacaggactgtctcagaaaattagaatattgtgattttctgtaatgcaattacaaaaacaaaaatgtcatacattctggattcattacaaatcaactgaaatatttcaagccttttattattttaatattgctgatcatggcttacagcttaagaaaactcaaatatcctatctaaaaaaattagaatattcttaatcgtaagctgtaagccataatcagcaatattaaaataataaaaggcttgcaatatttcagttgatttgtaatgaatccagaatgtatgactttttttttttttttttttttttttttaaattgcattacagaaaataaagaactttatcacaatattctaattttctgagacagtcctgtaagtagaaaaatctgccagtggaacaagtttttttttgcttgtaataaaaagataaatcttgtcccactggcagatttctacttatttcaagtgaaaatttacttgaaacaggtgaaaattgtcaaataagttatttttctggtgttatttttctggtgatgactctaaatgttgaaatagcagtaaaaccacattcattgatgaaatgacataagggatggaaaggggggatgtcagttttacaggggggatgatttggaacgtttttatttcaggggggatgccatcccccctcatcccccctcaactccagtactgccgcTACGGCTCTGTCCCTCCCACTTTACCTTCCCTGCCCATTTGCAaggcagcgggggcgggcgggAGCATGCGGAGGAGGGCCGGGCCGGCCACAGCTCCGCCTCCACCAGGGGGCTCCGTTTAAGGCTGCAGGCAGAGCCGGGCCGGGGGCCGTGGTGGTGGGACCCCCCGCTGCGCTGCACCGCCTTCTTTAACAGAATGCCCATCGTGGGGCTCTGGGTGGAAGGAA encodes:
- the LOC133424852 gene encoding microtubule-associated protein tau-like isoform X4; amino-acid sequence: MADGRQPDEHWTSNGQENGENGYSAYSSAYRENGYHGAAAAHPGTTVDDSANLPPSPPPSPSAEQIGPVAQEDKVEVDSQPQDKEAAPEEPRSYQEEVAHEQPGHTLLEQTHYLAEPQALGFQQVQTPEAVNGGSHQSEHSPSQKGVEHHQPLSVAQSRERPTSRQRKPSPTMGILLKKAVQRSGGSHHHGPRPGSACSLKRSPLVEAELWPARPSSACSRPPPLPCKWAGKERSYRSPEKRSSLPRPAKSLTRHIPAAEQEDNSTPSRPTSFRTDSRGDGRSGRAASMAGTDTARSRSVRSGASTPGSSAVTPGTPPSYSCRTPGSRTPGSHTPKSFSVLQEKKVAVIRTPPKSPSSVQRQLKVLNQPLPDLKNVKSKIGSTSNLKHQPKGGQVMIPSVKLDFSHVQSKCGSLDKVHYTASGGHVQIQSKKIDLSHITAKCGSMSNIHHRPGGGHVRIENVKLDFKDKAQAKVGSLDNTCHMPGGGNIMIESHKLSFREGAKARVDHGAEIVVTHSPGVEMGGTSPRQSSAGSINMMESPQLSTLAQDVTAALAKQGL